The uncultured Methanoregula sp. genomic sequence TATCCTCACAACGTATGGTCGCGTTCTGGCCGGCAAGTCAGAGACCGACCTGGATGATCGCTTAATCGATCTGCTCGAACTGGTGGTCAAGTACGTTGTCTGGTTCGCAGCCGTCATGGCGATCCTCAAGGTCTTCAATATTGATATCACCCCGTTCCTTGCCGGTGCGGGTATTGCCGGTATCGCCGTTGCGCTGGCAGCGCAGGATTTCATCTCCAATTTCTTTGGCGGGGCCATCATCACGGTGGACAAACCGTTTAAGGTGGGTGACCGGATCAAGGTTGATAATTATTACGGGGATGTCCTCTCGGTCGGCACCCGTAGCACCCGCATCAAGACCCTTGATTATCAGGTTGTCACGATTCCCAACAACAAGATCACGACAAATGTCATTACCAATTACTCAGAGCCTGATGAAAAACTCCGGATCACGATACCTGTATCGGTTGCCTATGGTACCGATATCGATACGGTAAAAAAGATCCTTCTTGATATTGCACAGAACGTAATCCGGAATACTGATTATCTTCTCGATGATCCCGCCCCGAAAGTCTTCTTCCTCGAATTTGCTGATTCCAGCCTGAAGTTTGTTCTCTATGTATGGGCCCGGAAATACAACCTCCCGGATGAGATTAAGGATTCCATCAACTCCCTGATTGCCGAACGGTTTGCTGAAGAAGGAATCGAGATCCCTTTCCCCCAGATGGAAGTGCGGATGAAAAAATAACTTTTTCTCTACCTTCTCTCGCATTTTTTTTTATTTTCCGCGAGCCTGAGGACCGACTCCGGTTATTCATGGAATCAACGGCCGGAACGGGTTCATTTTTTAACCAGAGCCCTGCGATATCCGCAATGTTTTATAGGGATTACTCACAACGTAGTTAGGCAACCGCCAATGGGGCGGAAATGGCAGGCAGACATCTCCACCGATGAGATGAATAACTGTCGGATCCGTTGTTGCTGAACTATTCCAGCCTATGTGACACAGCCTGGCAGTGTGCCTCCTTGGTAAGGAGGAAGTCGCGAGTTCAAATCTCGCCATAGGCTCTTTTCCTGTTTCGTTTTTGCTGGTGAGTATTTTATCAACTCCCGGAACCGGGCCGATTTAACGATACTCCCGGAATACAAATTAAGTTATATTAAATAATCATACAATTATTACCCGTGAAAGATCGACGGGACTTATCTATGCCCGACAGCAGTGTAACCCCTGAATGCAGTCTTTCTGGTGAAAGTCCTGCAGGGAAAGGTTCCGATTGCGGCGATAGCGTTTCGCACGTAGATCCGGGTCCGGCTACCCCGCCGGAAACTGCATCTGCAACGGAAGGTCCGGTGAGTCCTGATAATAATGAGGATCTGGTTCTTCTCACAACTCACCCGGACCCCCGCAGTTTTATCTATAAATATGTCCTGGCATGTTTCCCCATCGTCCTGGTCATTCTCTGTATATTTATCCGATCACTTCTTGGGGGAGTAACGCAGGCACTCATTCCCGGAATACCCGGTTCATTCAGCATGGTGGTCCCGACAGTTACCAGCTTTGCCAACCTCGCCGTCTATCTTGTTGCACCTGTTGGGATTTTTGTGATAGTTGCCGGAATCGGATGGACATTGCGTTTTACCGAGCTCTGGACAAGTACGCTCATTACCCTGCTATTGAGTATTGTCGTTGGCATGCTCATTATGAGTGGCACCGGCATTCCCCTCATTTCGGAACGCTACGTATCGGGCGTACTTCACTGGATAGCATACCTGGTTCAGCCATTCTGCCTTCTCTCTGCCGTCATGATACTTGGCTGGACGGAAAAATTCCGTCGGAGTATTACCTATACGCTCCTCAAAGAGAATCTTGTAATCCGCGGTGGTGTCTGGAAACACCAGGAGCATCTGATCCCACACCACCAGATTGCACGGGTTGTCCTGGAACAGGACTTTTTTGGCCGGATGTTCAATTACGGGACGGTCATTCCCCAGAGTATCTCCCGGTGGGGCGCCGAAACTTCCCTGCGGGGAGTTGGTTCCAGCGGACAAAAAGATAATATCGGGGCAATGATAGGTTTTGCAAAAGGCAGAGAGGAAGCATCCCGTTATCCCCTGGATTGTTTCTTTGGGATTCCGGATCCCAGGATAGCGCAGGAGCTCATGAAACAACTTATGCTCCGTCCAGCATCGCGGGAAGAAGAACAGGTTATGTACTTAAAACAGATCCGTGATAAAATGTAAACAATCCAGTAATCCGGACCAATCAGTATCATTTACATATCGGACCTGAAAAATCCGGGAACAATCTTATCGGTTCATGGGTGTTTCAGTAAAACGACAATTTTCAACCAGACTCCGGTTGAAAATTTTTCACCGCGATCCAGATCGCGTTTGAAAACCGCTCGCAGATCAACCGGACTTTGATTCTCATTTCTCATTCAAACCTTGATTTATCATTTTCAACCGGACCTTGAATGAAAATTTTCAAGCGAACCCTGACTGAAAAATACGGTCCGAAATTACCTTCCGTCGTGAATGGATCGCGCTGGCTGTTGCACAAGTAGTTAACTTTTCGCAACCAGACCTTGATTAAAAATTTTCAGGCAGACTTTGATTGAAATTTTTTCACCAAACCTTGATTTCGAAATTTTCATCGCGATAAGGATCGTGATTGAAAACACTCAGCAAATCAACCGGACCCTGATTGAAAAATGTTAACCGGACGTTGGTTTAAAAAGGGCTCTGCAGAACCATCAGGAAATCCCTGACTCGTCCCCGGGCGTTACCAACACCCCGGAAAAGATAATCCCGGCAACGGATGGGTGAAAACATTTTGCCCTGCCATGTGTCATAAAGGCCATGAAGCGGGGAACACGGTATATTTTGGGAAGTTCTGAA encodes the following:
- a CDS encoding mechanosensitive ion channel family protein, encoding MEIGLSAFDMNYVFAALTILLGIVIAFLVRTLVRWLESKAEETDTKWDDIIIAAFGLPVQITIVVVSIYFAVTWFNILPENAQWLLNPAFVTAFYIIISAWIISSFLHDILTTYGRVLAGKSETDLDDRLIDLLELVVKYVVWFAAVMAILKVFNIDITPFLAGAGIAGIAVALAAQDFISNFFGGAIITVDKPFKVGDRIKVDNYYGDVLSVGTRSTRIKTLDYQVVTIPNNKITTNVITNYSEPDEKLRITIPVSVAYGTDIDTVKKILLDIAQNVIRNTDYLLDDPAPKVFFLEFADSSLKFVLYVWARKYNLPDEIKDSINSLIAERFAEEGIEIPFPQMEVRMKK
- a CDS encoding PH domain-containing protein — translated: MPDSSVTPECSLSGESPAGKGSDCGDSVSHVDPGPATPPETASATEGPVSPDNNEDLVLLTTHPDPRSFIYKYVLACFPIVLVILCIFIRSLLGGVTQALIPGIPGSFSMVVPTVTSFANLAVYLVAPVGIFVIVAGIGWTLRFTELWTSTLITLLLSIVVGMLIMSGTGIPLISERYVSGVLHWIAYLVQPFCLLSAVMILGWTEKFRRSITYTLLKENLVIRGGVWKHQEHLIPHHQIARVVLEQDFFGRMFNYGTVIPQSISRWGAETSLRGVGSSGQKDNIGAMIGFAKGREEASRYPLDCFFGIPDPRIAQELMKQLMLRPASREEEQVMYLKQIRDKM